One Vicugna pacos chromosome X, VicPac4, whole genome shotgun sequence DNA window includes the following coding sequences:
- the LOC102533255 gene encoding DDB1- and CUL4-associated factor 12-like protein 2 has product MSAQQTGSRKRKAPALEATAASSSSQGSAAAAADGDGPLPPKRQKRPAARRSLLHYLKGREVGARGRAGLPGFEGELRGYAVQKLPELLRERELALGTLNKVFASQWLNARQVVCGTKCNTLFVVDVQSGQITRIPLMRDRGPGPARAQPNCGIHAIQLNPSKTLLATGGENPNSLAVYQLPTLDPVCLGDRHGHKDWIFAIAWMSDTVAVSGSRDGTVALWRMDPDVFSDSIAWHNDAGLPVYAHIRPRDVEAIPRASTGPGNRKVRALAFSSKNQELGAVSLDGYFHLWKARSTLSRLLSIRLPYCRENVCLTYCDELSLYAVGSQSHVSFLDLRQGQQNIRPLCSREGGMGVRSLSFYHHIITVGTGQGSLLFYDIRAQKFLEERASASPPSSPGLAGRKLRLTCGRGWLNHDDLWVNYFGGIGEFPNALYTHCYNWPEMKLFAAGGPLPSGLHGNYAGLWS; this is encoded by the coding sequence ATGTCCGCGCAGCAAACAGGTAGCAGGAAGCGGAAAGCGCCCGCGCTCGAGGCGACCGCCGCGAGCTCGTCGTCGCAGGgctcggcggcggcggcagcggacgGAGACGGGCCGCTGCCGCCCAAGAGGCAGAAGCGGCCGGCGGCGCGGCGTTCGCTGCTGCACTACCTGAAGGGCCGCGAGGTGGGCGCGCGGGGCCGCGCGGGGCTCCCGGGCTTCGAGGGCGAGCTGCGCGGCTACGCGGTGCAGAAGCTGCCCGAGCTGCTGCGGGAGCGCGAGCTGGCGCTGGGCACCCTCAACAAGGTGTTCGCGTCGCAGTGGCTGAACGCCAGGCAGGTGGTGTGCGGCACCAAGTGCAACACGCTCTTCGTGGTGGACGTGCAGTCGGGCCAGATCACGCGCATCCCCCTGATGCGGGACCGCGGGCCCGGGCCGGCCCGGGCCCAGCCGAACTGCGGCATCCACGCCATCCAGCTGAATCCCTCCAAGACGCTTCTGGCCACGGGGGGTGAGAACCCCAACAGCCTGGCCGTCTACCAGCTGCCCACGCTGGACCCCGTGTGCCTGGGCGATCGGCACGGCCACAAGGACTGGATCTTCGCCATCGCCTGGATGAGCGACACGGTGGCCGTGAGCGGCTCCCGCGACGGCACCGTGGCGCTCTGGAGGATGGACCCCGACGTGTTCAGTGACAGCATCGCCTGGCACAACGACGCGGGGCTCCCCGTGTACGCCCACATCCGTCCGAGGGACGTGGAGGCCATCCCCAGAGCCAGCACCGGCCCCGGCAACCGCAAGGTGCGGGCCCTGGCCTTCAGCAGCAAGAACCAGGAGCTGGGAGCCGTGTCCCTGGACGGCTACTTCCACCTGTGGAAAGCCCGGAGCACCCTGTCCAGGCTGCTGTCCATCAGGCTGCCTTACTGCCGAGAGAACGTGTGCCTGACCTACTGTGATGAGTTGTCCCTGTACGCGGTGGGCTCCCAGTCCCACGTCTCCTTCCTGGATCTGCGCCAAGGTCAACAGAACATCCGGCCCCTGTGCTCCCGAGAGGGCGGCATGGGTGTGCGCTCGCTGAGCTTCTACCACCACATCATCACCGTGGGCACgggccagggctccctgctcttctaCGACATCCGCGCCCAGAAGTTCCTGGAGGAGAGGGCCTCGGCCAGCCCGCCCTCCTCTCCAGGGCTCGCAGGGAGGAAGCTCAGGCTCACGTGTGGCAGAGGCTGGCTCAACCACGACGACCTGTGGGTGAACTACTTCGGTGGCATCGGCGAGTTCCCCAACGCGCTGTACACCCACTGCTACAACTGGCCCGAGATGAAGCTCTTCGCCGCGGGGGggcctctcccttctggcctccaCGGGAACTATGCAGGCCTCTGGAGCTGA